Proteins encoded together in one Scyliorhinus torazame isolate Kashiwa2021f chromosome 20, sScyTor2.1, whole genome shotgun sequence window:
- the entpd4 gene encoding ectonucleoside triphosphate diphosphohydrolase 4 isoform X1 has product MGRFYVSCLFPASWHFSVSPSTCPRPFNTTFRQLVALTLLTVLVSLLYVLLVLDKNRWGRLYQDRGDRYITKLIDVEATDIKNPYLNYGVVIDCGSSGSRLFVYCWPRHNGNPHDLLDIKQMRGRNRQPVVMKIKPGISDLAATPEKASDYLVPLLNFAADHIPHSKHQETPLYILCTAGMRILPENQQNAILEDLRTDIPLNFDFLFADSHAEVISGKQEGVYAWIGINFVLGRFDHISDGEGSVVEVNLPGNEAQAAVIRKRTTGVLDMGGVSTQIAYEVPKTVSFASSQQEEVAKNLLAEFNLGCDTHHTEHVYRVYVTTFLGFGGNAARKRYEEHVLRKIALTNRLLGQKTGMTQDIPYLDPCLPVDIRDEIHEGGRTVFLRGLGDFDGCRQTIRPFLNKTNQTSTSLSGVYQPPVDYQNSEFYGFSEFYYCTEDVLRMGGDYDVAKFTKAAKDYCATKWTILKERFDRGLYSRHADLHRLKYQCFKSAWMYEVLHRGFSFPVNYTSLKTAQLVYDKEVQWTLGAILHRTRYLPLRDIQLDNFKGNHAHWRGFSFVYNHYLFFGCFLVVLLSILLYLLRLRRIHRRIPHSTWIGDAGLPSMPQVA; this is encoded by the exons ATGGGAAG GTTCTATGTCTCCTGTTTATTCCCAGCTTCGTGGCATTTCAGTGTGTCTCCGTCGACCTGTCCCCGTCCTTTCAACACCACCTTTCGTCAGCTGGTGGCCCTCACCTTGCTCACCGTTTTAGTGTCTCTACTGTATGTCCTCCTGGTCTTGGACAAGAATCGATGGGGGCGTTTGTACCAGGACAGAGGAGATAG GTACATTACCAAATTGATAGACGTGGAGGCCACTGATATCAAGAACCCTTACTTAAACTATGGCGTGGTGATAGACTGTGGGAGCAGCGGCTCAAGGCTCTTTGTGTACTGCTGGCCAAGACACAATGGGAATCCGCACGACCTGCTCGATATCAAACAGATGAGAGGCAGGAACAGACAGCCTGTGGTGATGAAGATCAAACCGG GTATTTCTGACCTGGCGGCCACGCCAGAGAAGGCCAGTGACTACTTGGTACCTCTGCTAAACTTTGCTGCCGATCACATCCCTCATTCGAAACACCAGGAGACTCCTTTATATATCCTCTGCACGGCTGGGATGAGGATTTTACCCGAAAA CCAGCAAAATGCCATCCTTGAAGACCTGCGGACAGATATTCCGCTCAACTTCGACTTCCTGTTTGCAGACTCGCACGCAGAGGTCATTTCGGGAAAACAAGAAG GGGTGTACGCTTGGATCGGAATAAATTTTGTACTCGGCCGCTTTGACCACATCAGTGACG GTGAGGGTTCGGTTGTGGAAGTCAACCTTCCTGGTAATGAGGCCCAGGCAGCTGTTATCCGGAAGAGGACAACTGGTGTATTGGACATGGGAGGGGTCTCTACTCAAATAGCCTATGAAGTGCCCAAAACTGTAAGCTTTGCCTCTTCACAACAG GAAGAGGTGGCCAAGAACCTGCTGGCAGAGTTCAACCTGGGCTGCGACACCCACCACACCGAGCATGTCTACCGAGTCTACGTCACCACCTTCCTGGGTTTTGGTGGCAACGCTGCCAGAAAGCGTTACGAGGAGCACGTCCTCCGCAAGATCGCACTGACAAACAG GTTGCTGGGCCAGAAGACCGGAATGACGCAGGACATCCCGTACTTGGATCCCTGTTTGCCGGTTGATATCCGGGATGAAATCCATGAAGGTGGGCGCACGGTGTTTTTGCGAGGACTGGGAGATTTTGATGGATGTCGGCAAACTATTCGCCCCTTCTTGAACAAAACCAATCAGACTTCAACGTCGCTCAGTGGGGTGTACCAGCCCCCAGTAGATTATCAGAACAGCGAATTTTATGGTTTCTCTGAATTCTACTATTGTACTGAAGACGTCTTGCGTATGGGTGGAGACTACGATGTTGCTAAATTCACCAAGGCTGCTAAG GATTATTGTGCGACCAAGTGGACAATTCTGAAGGAACGTTTTGACCGTGGCTTGTATTCCAGACACGCGGATCTCCACAGACTGAA GTATCAGTGTTTCAAGTCAGCGTGGATGTACGAGGTCCTGCATCGCGGATTCTCCTTTCCTGTCAATTACACCAGCTTGAAAACCGCCCAGCTGGTTTACGACAAGGAGGTTCAGTGGACTCTTGGGGCAATTCTGCACCGGACACGTTACTTACCCCTGAG GGACATTCAGCTGGACAACTTCAAAGGAAACCACGCCCACTGGAGGGGCTTCTCCTTCGTCTACAACCATTATTTATTTTTCGGCTGTTTCCTGGTGGTCCTGTTGTCGATCCTCCTTTACCTGCTGCGCCTGAGGAGGATCCACCGGAGGATACCGCACAGCACGTGGATTGGTGACGCGGGGCTGCCTTCAATGCCACAAGTGGCCTGA
- the entpd4 gene encoding ectonucleoside triphosphate diphosphohydrolase 4 isoform X3 encodes MKLVQRASIVTAGRMAAFRGISDLAATPEKASDYLVPLLNFAADHIPHSKHQETPLYILCTAGMRILPENQQNAILEDLRTDIPLNFDFLFADSHAEVISGKQEGVYAWIGINFVLGRFDHISDGEGSVVEVNLPGNEAQAAVIRKRTTGVLDMGGVSTQIAYEVPKTVSFASSQQEEVAKNLLAEFNLGCDTHHTEHVYRVYVTTFLGFGGNAARKRYEEHVLRKIALTNRLLGQKTGMTQDIPYLDPCLPVDIRDEIHEGGRTVFLRGLGDFDGCRQTIRPFLNKTNQTSTSLSGVYQPPVDYQNSEFYGFSEFYYCTEDVLRMGGDYDVAKFTKAAKDYCATKWTILKERFDRGLYSRHADLHRLKYQCFKSAWMYEVLHRGFSFPVNYTSLKTAQLVYDKEVQWTLGAILHRTRYLPLRDIQLDNFKGNHAHWRGFSFVYNHYLFFGCFLVVLLSILLYLLRLRRIHRRIPHSTWIGDAGLPSMPQVA; translated from the exons ATGAAGCTCGTTCAAAGAGCCAGTATCGTCACCgcaggccgaatggccgccttccgtG GTATTTCTGACCTGGCGGCCACGCCAGAGAAGGCCAGTGACTACTTGGTACCTCTGCTAAACTTTGCTGCCGATCACATCCCTCATTCGAAACACCAGGAGACTCCTTTATATATCCTCTGCACGGCTGGGATGAGGATTTTACCCGAAAA CCAGCAAAATGCCATCCTTGAAGACCTGCGGACAGATATTCCGCTCAACTTCGACTTCCTGTTTGCAGACTCGCACGCAGAGGTCATTTCGGGAAAACAAGAAG GGGTGTACGCTTGGATCGGAATAAATTTTGTACTCGGCCGCTTTGACCACATCAGTGACG GTGAGGGTTCGGTTGTGGAAGTCAACCTTCCTGGTAATGAGGCCCAGGCAGCTGTTATCCGGAAGAGGACAACTGGTGTATTGGACATGGGAGGGGTCTCTACTCAAATAGCCTATGAAGTGCCCAAAACTGTAAGCTTTGCCTCTTCACAACAG GAAGAGGTGGCCAAGAACCTGCTGGCAGAGTTCAACCTGGGCTGCGACACCCACCACACCGAGCATGTCTACCGAGTCTACGTCACCACCTTCCTGGGTTTTGGTGGCAACGCTGCCAGAAAGCGTTACGAGGAGCACGTCCTCCGCAAGATCGCACTGACAAACAG GTTGCTGGGCCAGAAGACCGGAATGACGCAGGACATCCCGTACTTGGATCCCTGTTTGCCGGTTGATATCCGGGATGAAATCCATGAAGGTGGGCGCACGGTGTTTTTGCGAGGACTGGGAGATTTTGATGGATGTCGGCAAACTATTCGCCCCTTCTTGAACAAAACCAATCAGACTTCAACGTCGCTCAGTGGGGTGTACCAGCCCCCAGTAGATTATCAGAACAGCGAATTTTATGGTTTCTCTGAATTCTACTATTGTACTGAAGACGTCTTGCGTATGGGTGGAGACTACGATGTTGCTAAATTCACCAAGGCTGCTAAG GATTATTGTGCGACCAAGTGGACAATTCTGAAGGAACGTTTTGACCGTGGCTTGTATTCCAGACACGCGGATCTCCACAGACTGAA GTATCAGTGTTTCAAGTCAGCGTGGATGTACGAGGTCCTGCATCGCGGATTCTCCTTTCCTGTCAATTACACCAGCTTGAAAACCGCCCAGCTGGTTTACGACAAGGAGGTTCAGTGGACTCTTGGGGCAATTCTGCACCGGACACGTTACTTACCCCTGAG GGACATTCAGCTGGACAACTTCAAAGGAAACCACGCCCACTGGAGGGGCTTCTCCTTCGTCTACAACCATTATTTATTTTTCGGCTGTTTCCTGGTGGTCCTGTTGTCGATCCTCCTTTACCTGCTGCGCCTGAGGAGGATCCACCGGAGGATACCGCACAGCACGTGGATTGGTGACGCGGGGCTGCCTTCAATGCCACAAGTGGCCTGA
- the entpd4 gene encoding ectonucleoside triphosphate diphosphohydrolase 4 isoform X2 — MGRFYVSCLFPASWHFSVSPSTCPRPFNTTFRQLVALTLLTVLVSLLYVLLVLDKNRWGRLYQDRGDRYITKLIDVEATDIKNPYLNYGVVIDCGSSGSRLFVYCWPRHNGNPHDLLDIKQMRGRNRQPVVMKIKPGISDLAATPEKASDYLVPLLNFAADHIPHSKHQETPLYILCTAGMRILPENQQNAILEDLRTDIPLNFDFLFADSHAEVISGKQEGVYAWIGINFVLGRFDHISDGEGSVVEVNLPGNEAQAAVIRKRTTGVLDMGGVSTQIAYEVPKTEEVAKNLLAEFNLGCDTHHTEHVYRVYVTTFLGFGGNAARKRYEEHVLRKIALTNRLLGQKTGMTQDIPYLDPCLPVDIRDEIHEGGRTVFLRGLGDFDGCRQTIRPFLNKTNQTSTSLSGVYQPPVDYQNSEFYGFSEFYYCTEDVLRMGGDYDVAKFTKAAKDYCATKWTILKERFDRGLYSRHADLHRLKYQCFKSAWMYEVLHRGFSFPVNYTSLKTAQLVYDKEVQWTLGAILHRTRYLPLRDIQLDNFKGNHAHWRGFSFVYNHYLFFGCFLVVLLSILLYLLRLRRIHRRIPHSTWIGDAGLPSMPQVA, encoded by the exons ATGGGAAG GTTCTATGTCTCCTGTTTATTCCCAGCTTCGTGGCATTTCAGTGTGTCTCCGTCGACCTGTCCCCGTCCTTTCAACACCACCTTTCGTCAGCTGGTGGCCCTCACCTTGCTCACCGTTTTAGTGTCTCTACTGTATGTCCTCCTGGTCTTGGACAAGAATCGATGGGGGCGTTTGTACCAGGACAGAGGAGATAG GTACATTACCAAATTGATAGACGTGGAGGCCACTGATATCAAGAACCCTTACTTAAACTATGGCGTGGTGATAGACTGTGGGAGCAGCGGCTCAAGGCTCTTTGTGTACTGCTGGCCAAGACACAATGGGAATCCGCACGACCTGCTCGATATCAAACAGATGAGAGGCAGGAACAGACAGCCTGTGGTGATGAAGATCAAACCGG GTATTTCTGACCTGGCGGCCACGCCAGAGAAGGCCAGTGACTACTTGGTACCTCTGCTAAACTTTGCTGCCGATCACATCCCTCATTCGAAACACCAGGAGACTCCTTTATATATCCTCTGCACGGCTGGGATGAGGATTTTACCCGAAAA CCAGCAAAATGCCATCCTTGAAGACCTGCGGACAGATATTCCGCTCAACTTCGACTTCCTGTTTGCAGACTCGCACGCAGAGGTCATTTCGGGAAAACAAGAAG GGGTGTACGCTTGGATCGGAATAAATTTTGTACTCGGCCGCTTTGACCACATCAGTGACG GTGAGGGTTCGGTTGTGGAAGTCAACCTTCCTGGTAATGAGGCCCAGGCAGCTGTTATCCGGAAGAGGACAACTGGTGTATTGGACATGGGAGGGGTCTCTACTCAAATAGCCTATGAAGTGCCCAAAACT GAAGAGGTGGCCAAGAACCTGCTGGCAGAGTTCAACCTGGGCTGCGACACCCACCACACCGAGCATGTCTACCGAGTCTACGTCACCACCTTCCTGGGTTTTGGTGGCAACGCTGCCAGAAAGCGTTACGAGGAGCACGTCCTCCGCAAGATCGCACTGACAAACAG GTTGCTGGGCCAGAAGACCGGAATGACGCAGGACATCCCGTACTTGGATCCCTGTTTGCCGGTTGATATCCGGGATGAAATCCATGAAGGTGGGCGCACGGTGTTTTTGCGAGGACTGGGAGATTTTGATGGATGTCGGCAAACTATTCGCCCCTTCTTGAACAAAACCAATCAGACTTCAACGTCGCTCAGTGGGGTGTACCAGCCCCCAGTAGATTATCAGAACAGCGAATTTTATGGTTTCTCTGAATTCTACTATTGTACTGAAGACGTCTTGCGTATGGGTGGAGACTACGATGTTGCTAAATTCACCAAGGCTGCTAAG GATTATTGTGCGACCAAGTGGACAATTCTGAAGGAACGTTTTGACCGTGGCTTGTATTCCAGACACGCGGATCTCCACAGACTGAA GTATCAGTGTTTCAAGTCAGCGTGGATGTACGAGGTCCTGCATCGCGGATTCTCCTTTCCTGTCAATTACACCAGCTTGAAAACCGCCCAGCTGGTTTACGACAAGGAGGTTCAGTGGACTCTTGGGGCAATTCTGCACCGGACACGTTACTTACCCCTGAG GGACATTCAGCTGGACAACTTCAAAGGAAACCACGCCCACTGGAGGGGCTTCTCCTTCGTCTACAACCATTATTTATTTTTCGGCTGTTTCCTGGTGGTCCTGTTGTCGATCCTCCTTTACCTGCTGCGCCTGAGGAGGATCCACCGGAGGATACCGCACAGCACGTGGATTGGTGACGCGGGGCTGCCTTCAATGCCACAAGTGGCCTGA